Proteins encoded within one genomic window of Lysinibacillus louembei:
- a CDS encoding S-layer homology domain-containing protein encodes MIKKWGSMFIIAMLIWSQLELISTKAASDGFTTILNADDTLTITGWEGVFPTEGLEIPSTLTYGGVEKTVTIIGEQAFLLKEVKSVTIPSTVKKIGKHAFSSSKLTELNFEQNSELEEIANTAFMNNELVTLTIPSSVQKIGNHAFANNKVTSVNFEASSNLLEIGNEAFVNYLMENGNQITNITIPKSVKNIGNFAFSGNKLMTLMFEQGSQLENIGSGAFGHNQLESISLPSSLEAISNNAFQFNILKKIEFAEPATPPITVGPAAFKFQSGIVETLWYLNGNESTPWDQEIVTTAFTAYAEPQALPPAPTSIMAVAGDSMATVSFTSTTDSASVVTGDSASVITGYKVKVYVNGQEQSTLRATGTQSPIIVTGLTNGTTYTFKVVATSGLIDSLDSEISNAVTPTAPATVPSAPTIHSVSPLFGSAIVNFYPATSNGGSVITGYKVKVYEAGVEKPALETPTTETIPNIVNLLTVVVPNLTIGQSYTFKVVATNDVGDSEESAESNPPIIPTAPIIIPTIPSAPTNITALAGNGQASVSFVAPISIGSPILGYKVKVLEAGVENPALQTIGTMSPIIVTGLTNGITYTFKVVASNSVGDSVDSLESNAVTPGVDTYMVTFQTNGGSYIAPEFIAHGEGITAPPAPTRSGYTFAGWYKDSTLQTAWNFATDKVTENTTLYAKWTAMPTTNPPVVTSPSGSNSTPSTTTEIRVDVVDASNPDAVLVQTVITRETSNGIVKDTVNFTSANAREAIEKLANQQNKQSRMVIPDEQQQVSETNISIGRGAAELLTTAGTGLGIDMETVKFDIPATSFANINSDIYFRVVPVKAQATKQQLEQRAKTEEIVKQLTSTTVTVLGQPMTIETNMQNRPVTLTLPLPNDVTQEQLDNLAVYIEHSDGTKEVIHGQIVDFKEATKGIQFSVTKFSTFTILYAPVEKEETVVKNPVSIPYIQGYADGTFRPNAPVTRAQMASMLARYLTNNEIPTTQASFKDTEKHGAKDAIEYVKAQGLFQGTTETTFNPNGSITRAQMAAVVVRWMEQQGEELTPDAKLTFTDVKANHWAAEAIVKANALGIMTGTSDTTFNPEGALTRAQAVKVLNQLFELEVQASEQAPLFTDVTSAHWAFDNIQAAAQ; translated from the coding sequence ATGATAAAGAAATGGGGTAGCATGTTCATCATTGCAATGTTAATTTGGTCGCAATTGGAATTGATATCTACTAAAGCTGCTAGTGATGGATTCACAACAATACTGAATGCAGATGATACATTAACGATAACGGGCTGGGAGGGCGTCTTTCCAACTGAGGGGTTAGAAATCCCTAGTACATTAACCTATGGCGGTGTTGAAAAAACAGTAACGATAATTGGAGAGCAAGCATTTTTGCTAAAAGAAGTGAAAAGTGTAACAATTCCATCCACTGTTAAAAAGATAGGGAAGCATGCTTTTTCTAGTAGCAAATTAACGGAATTAAATTTTGAGCAAAATTCGGAGTTAGAAGAAATAGCGAATACAGCCTTTATGAACAATGAGCTAGTCACTTTAACAATTCCATCTTCTGTTCAAAAGATAGGTAATCATGCTTTTGCAAATAATAAAGTAACATCGGTTAATTTTGAAGCATCGTCTAATTTATTGGAAATAGGAAATGAAGCTTTCGTAAATTATTTAATGGAAAATGGAAATCAAATAACGAATATTACGATTCCTAAAAGTGTAAAAAATATAGGTAACTTCGCTTTTTCCGGAAATAAACTAATGACATTGATGTTTGAACAAGGTAGCCAGCTTGAAAATATAGGAAGTGGTGCATTTGGACATAATCAGTTAGAAAGTATTTCGCTTCCATCTAGTCTAGAAGCAATAAGTAATAACGCATTTCAATTTAATATATTAAAGAAGATTGAATTTGCAGAGCCAGCAACTCCACCTATAACAGTTGGTCCTGCCGCCTTTAAATTCCAAAGCGGTATTGTAGAAACACTTTGGTATTTAAATGGTAATGAATCAACTCCATGGGACCAAGAAATAGTAACAACGGCCTTTACAGCTTACGCTGAGCCGCAAGCACTTCCACCTGCCCCAACAAGTATAATGGCAGTTGCTGGGGATAGTATGGCAACAGTAAGCTTCACGTCAACTACCGATAGTGCAAGTGTGGTTACAGGAGATAGTGCAAGCGTGATTACAGGCTATAAAGTAAAGGTTTATGTAAATGGACAGGAACAATCTACCTTGCGAGCGACAGGTACACAAAGTCCAATTATAGTGACAGGTTTGACGAATGGTACAACTTATACTTTTAAAGTAGTAGCGACGAGTGGTCTAATAGATAGCTTGGACTCAGAGATATCAAATGCAGTTACACCAACAGCGCCAGCAACGGTACCATCCGCACCAACTATCCACAGTGTATCACCATTATTTGGGTCTGCGATAGTAAACTTCTATCCTGCGACAAGTAATGGAGGAAGTGTCATTACAGGTTACAAGGTTAAGGTTTATGAAGCTGGTGTAGAGAAGCCAGCATTAGAAACACCAACAACGGAAACTATACCAAATATAGTAAACCTATTAACGGTGGTCGTGCCAAATTTAACAATTGGACAATCCTATACTTTTAAGGTGGTAGCAACAAATGACGTAGGTGATAGCGAGGAGTCAGCAGAATCGAATCCTCCTATTATTCCAACGGCGCCAATCATTATACCGACAATACCATCTGCCCCAACAAATATAACAGCGTTGGCAGGGAATGGACAAGCAAGCGTAAGCTTTGTGGCACCTATAAGCATAGGAAGTCCGATTTTAGGTTATAAAGTGAAAGTTCTTGAGGCAGGTGTAGAGAATCCTGCTTTACAAACAATCGGGACAATGAGCCCAATTATAGTAACAGGTTTAACAAATGGCATAACTTATACATTTAAAGTCGTAGCATCGAACAGTGTAGGTGATAGTGTAGATTCATTAGAATCTAATGCGGTGACACCTGGTGTAGATACTTATATGGTTACATTCCAAACAAATGGTGGTAGTTATATAGCGCCAGAATTCATAGCACACGGCGAAGGCATTACAGCTCCACCAGCTCCAACAAGATCAGGCTACACATTTGCAGGCTGGTATAAGGATAGCACATTACAAACAGCTTGGAATTTTGCAACAGATAAAGTAACGGAAAATACAACACTTTATGCGAAATGGACTGCGATGCCAACGACAAACCCACCAGTGGTCACATCGCCATCCGGGTCAAATTCAACACCATCTACAACAACTGAAATTAGAGTGGATGTCGTAGATGCAAGCAATCCCGATGCAGTGCTTGTCCAAACAGTCATTACACGTGAAACGAGCAATGGTATCGTCAAAGATACAGTTAACTTTACTTCTGCAAATGCAAGAGAAGCAATTGAAAAACTAGCAAATCAACAAAACAAGCAATCACGTATGGTTATTCCAGACGAGCAACAACAGGTAAGTGAAACAAATATTAGTATTGGCAGAGGAGCGGCTGAATTACTAACAACAGCTGGAACAGGCTTAGGCATTGATATGGAGACAGTGAAGTTTGATATTCCGGCAACTTCTTTCGCAAATATCAACAGCGATATTTATTTCCGAGTAGTACCAGTCAAAGCACAAGCGACAAAACAACAGCTAGAACAACGTGCAAAAACAGAAGAGATAGTCAAACAACTCACAAGTACAACAGTAACGGTGCTTGGACAACCGATGACAATCGAAACAAATATGCAAAACCGCCCTGTAACATTAACATTGCCATTACCGAATGATGTGACGCAGGAGCAGTTAGATAATTTAGCGGTATATATCGAGCATAGCGATGGCACAAAAGAGGTAATACATGGTCAAATTGTAGACTTTAAAGAAGCAACAAAGGGTATTCAATTTAGTGTAACAAAATTCTCAACATTTACAATTTTATATGCACCAGTAGAAAAAGAGGAGACAGTTGTAAAGAATCCTGTTTCGATTCCATACATCCAAGGCTATGCAGACGGCACATTCCGTCCGAATGCGCCAGTAACAAGAGCACAAATGGCAAGCATGTTGGCACGTTATTTAACAAACAATGAGATTCCAACAACACAAGCTAGCTTTAAAGACACAGAGAAGCATGGTGCTAAAGATGCCATTGAATATGTCAAAGCACAAGGCTTATTCCAAGGAACAACAGAAACAACCTTCAATCCAAATGGTTCAATTACACGTGCACAAATGGCAGCTGTAGTAGTTCGTTGGATGGAACAGCAAGGCGAAGAATTAACACCTGATGCAAAATTAACATTTACAGATGTCAAAGCCAACCATTGGGCAGCAGAAGCTATCGTTAAGGCAAATGCACTCGGTATTATGACAGGTACAAGCGATACAACTTTCAACCCAGAAGGTGCATTAACACGAGCACAAGCAGTAAAAGTATTAAACCAATTATTTGAGCTTGAAGTACAAGCAAGTGAACAAGCACCATTATTCACAGATGTCACATCAGCACATTGGGCGTTTGATAATATTCAAGCGGCAGCGCAATAG
- a CDS encoding leucine-rich repeat protein: MKKIGLLVLMLLLILFQLPASPAKADNSLFEFDNGTITGYNGVPPTKLLIPDSINGIAVTGIAERAFADKYLTFVHIPFTVEYIGDEAFAGNNLRMVRFDWVEAIIGEGAFDNQEIEGGFGGWFTNPELTNQWNGQAGDFTIYSAMPATYTVSFDANGGSSFSPRALIENSFLEIWERPEKPGLAFEGWYKDQGLTDKLNFLDMITGDMTLYAKWINPFMTVKNSDNALTITGYQGNPPENLVIPEEIDGFNVTRIGNEAFKNANLQSVTLPSTLTWVSEQAFRGNQLSNIVIPDTVSYIGQFAFSDNHLQSVTLPSELDSIAEYVFNNNQLTNMVIPDNITYIGSAAFAGNELTSLTISNSVQFIGSYAFQNNQLTSLIIPDNVREIGMFAFENNNLTSLQLSSGLSKLDFSSFSRNNLTDVTVPNSVTYIDEFAFYDNKLSNVILPDSVTYIGALAFGENQLTGIIIPNSVETIGVGAFKDNKLTNIVIPEKVTVIEDSAFEKNKLASVTMPEGITEIKDLAFSRNELASLEIPSTVTHIGNEAFKRNKLTNLTLPNSIISIGEWAFSDNQLTAVHIPDGITKIEDYTFFNNKLTEVMLPESVTHIGEFAFDSSNLTSLIIPRNVTYIGQGAFMSNKLAKVVFDGAVNTVEFVAFEDQRLSNPKFKGWFTDYALTQQWDETVPQSMTIYSVAPITYTVQFETNGGSPLAAKIIIEGEKLLEIETPTKENFIFAGWYRDSTFQTAWNFATDKITENTTLYAKWTAVPTTNPPVVTSPSGSNSTPSTATEIRVDVVDASNPDAVLVQTVITRETSNGIVKDTVNFTAANAREAIEKLMNQQNKKSRIIIPDEQQQVSETTIGIAKEAAQILVQNQTSMGIDMETVKFDIPATSFANINSDIYFRVVPVKAQATKQQLEQRAKTEEIVKQLTSTTVTLLGQPMTIETNMQNRPVTLTLPLPNDVTQEQLDSLAVYIEHSDGTKEVVRGQIVDFKTGIKGIQFDVTKFSTFTILYAPVEKEETVVENPVSIPYIQGYADGTFRPNASVTRAQMASMLARHLTNNEIPTASPSFKDTAKHGAKDAIEYVKAQGLFQGTTATTFQPNGTITRAQMAAVVVRWMEQQGAELTFDTKSTFTDVKANHWAAEAIAKVHALGIMTGTSQTTFNPEGALTRAQAVKVLNQLFELEVQASERAPLFKDVTSAHWAFDDIQAAAQ; the protein is encoded by the coding sequence ATGAAAAAGATAGGCTTACTTGTATTAATGCTGCTGCTTATATTATTTCAATTACCAGCATCACCAGCCAAAGCCGATAACAGTTTATTTGAATTCGATAATGGAACGATTACAGGCTATAATGGGGTTCCGCCAACTAAGCTATTGATTCCTGATAGCATTAATGGCATAGCGGTTACAGGAATCGCTGAAAGAGCTTTTGCAGATAAATATCTAACATTTGTACACATTCCTTTTACAGTTGAGTATATTGGAGATGAGGCATTTGCAGGTAATAATTTACGAATGGTTAGATTTGATTGGGTGGAAGCAATAATTGGAGAAGGAGCCTTTGATAATCAAGAAATAGAAGGTGGCTTTGGAGGATGGTTTACAAACCCTGAATTAACAAATCAATGGAATGGACAGGCTGGAGATTTTACGATTTATTCAGCGATGCCTGCAACATATACTGTCAGCTTTGATGCGAATGGCGGTAGTTCGTTTTCGCCAAGAGCTCTTATTGAAAATTCCTTTTTGGAAATATGGGAAAGACCAGAGAAGCCAGGCTTAGCATTTGAGGGCTGGTATAAAGATCAAGGGTTAACGGATAAACTGAATTTCCTAGACATGATTACAGGAGATATGACGTTATATGCAAAATGGATTAACCCTTTTATGACAGTTAAAAATAGTGATAATGCGCTGACAATAACAGGTTATCAGGGCAACCCACCAGAGAATTTAGTAATCCCTGAAGAGATTGATGGATTTAATGTTACAAGAATAGGCAACGAAGCATTTAAGAATGCAAATTTACAAAGCGTTACATTGCCAAGCACACTTACATGGGTTAGTGAACAGGCTTTCCGAGGAAATCAACTATCAAATATAGTGATTCCTGATACTGTAAGCTATATAGGGCAATTTGCTTTTTCAGACAATCATCTGCAAAGTGTCACATTGCCAAGCGAACTCGACTCAATTGCAGAATATGTTTTCAATAATAATCAACTAACGAATATGGTGATTCCTGATAATATCACATATATTGGCTCAGCAGCATTTGCAGGTAATGAATTGACAAGCTTAACGATTTCCAACAGCGTGCAATTTATAGGAAGCTATGCCTTCCAAAATAATCAATTAACATCACTTATTATCCCAGATAATGTGAGGGAGATAGGCATGTTTGCTTTTGAGAATAATAATTTAACAAGTTTACAGCTATCTTCAGGCTTGAGTAAACTTGATTTTTCTTCATTTTCAAGAAATAACTTAACGGATGTAACGGTTCCAAATAGCGTGACATATATTGACGAGTTTGCTTTTTATGATAATAAGTTAAGCAATGTAATATTACCAGATAGTGTGACATATATCGGTGCTTTAGCTTTTGGGGAGAATCAATTGACAGGCATCATCATACCAAATAGCGTGGAAACTATTGGGGTTGGTGCATTTAAAGATAATAAACTAACCAATATTGTCATCCCTGAAAAAGTGACAGTCATTGAGGATTCCGCATTTGAAAAAAATAAATTGGCAAGTGTTACAATGCCAGAGGGAATAACAGAAATTAAGGACTTAGCATTTTCAAGAAATGAGTTGGCAAGCCTTGAGATACCTTCCACTGTGACGCACATAGGGAACGAGGCATTCAAAAGAAACAAATTAACGAATTTAACATTACCAAATAGTATCATTTCTATTGGAGAGTGGGCGTTTAGTGACAATCAATTGACAGCTGTCCACATACCTGATGGTATAACAAAAATCGAAGACTATACATTTTTTAATAACAAGTTAACAGAAGTTATGCTACCAGAAAGCGTAACACATATTGGGGAATTCGCATTCGATAGCAGTAATTTGACAAGTTTAATTATACCAAGAAATGTAACGTATATTGGTCAAGGCGCATTTATGTCTAATAAACTGGCAAAGGTAGTCTTTGATGGGGCGGTTAATACAGTAGAATTTGTGGCATTTGAGGATCAGAGATTAAGCAATCCCAAATTTAAAGGATGGTTTACAGACTATGCTTTAACGCAGCAATGGGATGAAACAGTTCCTCAGTCGATGACAATATACTCTGTTGCACCTATTACGTATACAGTGCAATTTGAGACAAATGGTGGAAGCCCGCTTGCAGCTAAAATAATTATAGAAGGTGAGAAATTATTAGAAATAGAAACACCAACTAAGGAAAACTTTATATTTGCGGGCTGGTATAGAGATAGCACTTTCCAAACAGCTTGGAACTTTGCGACAGATAAAATAACGGAAAATACAACACTTTATGCGAAATGGACTGCGGTACCAACGACAAATCCACCAGTGGTCACATCACCATCCGGGTCAAATTCAACACCATCTACAGCAACTGAAATTAGAGTGGATGTCGTAGATGCAAGCAATCCCGATGCAGTGCTTGTCCAAACAGTCATTACACGTGAAACGAGCAATGGTATTGTAAAAGATACAGTTAATTTCACAGCAGCCAATGCAAGAGAAGCAATTGAAAAATTAATGAATCAACAAAATAAAAAATCACGTATCATAATTCCAGATGAGCAGCAACAGGTTAGTGAAACAACGATTGGTATTGCTAAAGAAGCAGCGCAAATATTGGTACAAAATCAAACAAGCATGGGTATTGATATGGAGACAGTGAAGTTTGATATTCCGGCAACTTCTTTCGCAAATATCAACAGCGATATTTATTTCCGAGTAGTACCAGTTAAAGCACAAGCGACAAAACAACAGCTAGAACAACGTGCAAAAACAGAAGAGATAGTCAAACAACTCACAAGTACAACAGTAACATTACTTGGACAACCAATGACAATCGAAACAAATATGCAAAATCGCCCTGTAACATTAACATTGCCATTACCGAATGATGTGACACAGGAGCAGTTGGATAGTTTAGCTGTGTATATCGAGCATAGCGATGGTACGAAAGAGGTTGTGCGTGGACAAATTGTGGATTTCAAAACAGGAATAAAAGGCATTCAATTTGATGTAACGAAATTCTCAACATTTACAATTTTATATGCACCAGTAGAAAAAGAGGAGACAGTTGTGGAGAATCCTGTTTCGATTCCATATATTCAAGGCTATGCAGACGGTACATTCCGTCCCAATGCCTCCGTGACAAGAGCCCAGATGGCAAGCATGTTAGCAAGACACTTAACAAACAACGAAATTCCAACAGCGTCACCTAGCTTCAAAGACACAGCAAAGCATGGAGCAAAGGACGCAATTGAATATGTCAAAGCACAGGGCTTGTTCCAAGGCACAACAGCAACAACATTCCAACCAAATGGCACAATTACACGTGCACAAATGGCAGCGGTGGTCGTACGGTGGATGGAACAGCAGGGTGCAGAATTAACATTTGATACAAAATCAACATTTACAGATGTTAAAGCAAATCACTGGGCAGCCGAAGCTATCGCTAAGGTGCATGCACTTGGCATTATGACAGGTACAAGTCAAACAACCTTCAACCCAGAAGGTGCATTAACAAGGGCACAGGCAGTAAAAGTATTAAATCAATTGTTTGAGCTTGAAGTACAAGCAAGTGAGCGAGCGCCATTATTTAAAGATGTCACATCAGCACATTGGGCGTTTGATGATATTCAAGCGGCAGCACAATAG
- a CDS encoding DUF1128 domain-containing protein, with the protein MDLTLPTQENVIYMVEQIKEKLRMVNVDAMKSEHFDEKHYEDLCYLYEMVMKRDSFSPSEMNAIVAELGSLRK; encoded by the coding sequence ATGGATTTAACATTACCAACTCAAGAAAATGTGATTTACATGGTAGAGCAAATTAAAGAGAAGTTACGCATGGTCAATGTCGATGCAATGAAATCAGAGCATTTTGACGAAAAACATTATGAGGATCTATGCTATCTATATGAAATGGTCATGAAGCGTGATTCCTTCAGCCCTAGCGAAATGAATGCGATTGTTGCAGAGTTAGGTTCTTTGCGTAAGTAA
- a CDS encoding YtxH domain-containing protein: protein MKSKLVPAIILGALTGAALSMLDKQTRQHTVETSKKVKDTISYYSQNRDELQELIETKMEQAQSLYADVTTNIASIMEHVDDAKTLPSTVKSLVTETKDAFSKSNT, encoded by the coding sequence ATGAAAAGCAAATTAGTACCAGCAATTATTTTAGGCGCATTAACAGGAGCTGCATTAAGCATGTTAGATAAGCAAACGCGCCAGCATACAGTGGAAACATCAAAGAAAGTAAAAGATACTATTTCTTATTATTCGCAAAACCGTGACGAACTACAGGAGTTAATCGAAACGAAAATGGAGCAGGCACAATCGTTATATGCCGATGTCACAACGAATATTGCTTCCATTATGGAGCATGTAGATGATGCAAAAACATTGCCTAGCACAGTAAAAAGCCTAGTAACTGAAACGAAAGATGCCTTTTCAAAAAGTAACACATAA
- a CDS encoding YihY/virulence factor BrkB family protein has translation MKELKKNASSTVAFWKSFVAPSETDIDVTTTKGLFQDILRRVQRADISGMGAQLAYFFLLSFFPLLIFLVTLLPYLNLQRQQVFEFMADIMPEEVYVLTENIVGEILTTSNSGLLSLGIIGTIWSASRGIDALIKGLNRAYDVEGKSGVVNRLWALLFTLAFIAIILIALIFPIFGKQIGSFIFSYIGIESSFESTWTLLRWLMPNVIIFAVLTLMYWIIPNTEPRLTLISIIPGALFATVGWLALTYGFSFYVGNFSNFGATYGSIAGVIVLMLWLYLTGMILILGGLLNAALQNRYLAKKVKQDKKVFLV, from the coding sequence GTGAAAGAATTAAAAAAGAATGCATCAAGCACGGTAGCCTTCTGGAAATCCTTTGTTGCACCAAGCGAGACTGACATTGATGTTACGACAACAAAGGGCCTTTTCCAAGATATATTGAGGCGTGTGCAACGCGCAGACATATCTGGAATGGGTGCACAGCTTGCTTATTTTTTTCTATTATCGTTTTTCCCATTGCTTATATTTTTAGTGACATTGCTGCCATATTTAAATTTACAGCGTCAGCAAGTATTTGAATTTATGGCGGATATTATGCCAGAGGAAGTATATGTATTGACGGAAAATATCGTCGGAGAGATTTTAACAACTTCAAATAGCGGGCTTTTATCGCTTGGGATTATCGGGACGATTTGGTCTGCCTCGCGTGGTATTGATGCATTAATTAAAGGCTTAAATCGAGCCTATGACGTAGAAGGAAAATCAGGTGTAGTAAATCGTTTATGGGCTCTTCTTTTTACATTGGCGTTTATTGCCATAATATTAATTGCATTGATATTCCCTATTTTCGGTAAACAAATTGGTAGCTTTATATTTTCATATATTGGTATAGAAAGCTCATTTGAATCAACGTGGACATTGCTTCGATGGCTGATGCCAAACGTAATTATTTTTGCTGTATTAACATTGATGTATTGGATTATACCAAATACTGAGCCACGTTTAACGCTAATTAGTATCATCCCAGGCGCATTATTTGCAACGGTAGGCTGGCTTGCATTAACGTATGGCTTTTCATTTTATGTGGGGAATTTTAGTAACTTCGGAGCGACATATGGAAGTATTGCAGGGGTGATTGTCCTTATGCTATGGCTTTATTTAACTGGCATGATTTTAATTTTAGGTGGACTATTAAATGCAGCTTTGCAAAATCGTTATCTTGCTAAAAAAGTGAAGCAGGACAAAAAAGTATTTCTTGTGTAA
- a CDS encoding heavy metal translocating P-type ATPase, whose translation MNTANRENISINEKIQEHKELIAALIAGLIIFLAWRMDKSGQLTAATIAYLTAFAIGGYAKAKEGIEDTIENKTLNVEILMILAAIGSAIIGYWVEGAILIFIFAVSGALETYAMNKSHKEISALMALQPEEAWLVRGGFEPINVPVTSLKVGDHILVKPGERIPADGAVFKGVSAVDEAAITGESMPVTKSEDSAVFAGTVNLNGVLTIKVSKTSSETLFQKIITLVQSAQSEKSPSQQFIERFEGVYVKGVLAAVALMMFLPHFLLGWDWTTTFYRAMVLLVVASPCALVAAIMPATLAAISNGARNGILFKGGLHLEHLSALHALAVDKTGTLTQGTPVVTDFIVRDEEKRMYTLAILAAIEAHSNHPLAHAITAFANEQQVEKLEAEIEDVPGFGIKALIQGQQFLVGKPDFVGYEDSQSFANCAAEQLASQGKTVIFLKDHEGIVALAAMQDVVREEAKQAIASLQQLGIDVMMLTGDNEKTAQAIAAQSGVTAYVAECLPETKVNYIKDYLTKYKTVGMVGDGINDAPALATATVGIAMGGGTDVALETADIVLMKNDLSKIAYAVKLSRKMQRIVKQNIIFSLSVIVLLIASNFFQVIDLPLGVLGHEGSTILVILNGLRMLKNE comes from the coding sequence ATGAATACAGCTAATCGAGAAAACATATCAATAAATGAGAAAATCCAAGAGCATAAGGAATTGATTGCAGCATTAATCGCTGGCTTAATTATCTTTCTTGCATGGCGTATGGATAAAAGCGGCCAATTAACAGCTGCCACTATTGCTTATTTAACTGCTTTTGCAATTGGTGGTTATGCGAAGGCAAAGGAAGGTATTGAAGATACAATTGAAAACAAAACGTTGAATGTGGAAATTTTAATGATTTTAGCAGCAATCGGCTCGGCTATTATTGGCTACTGGGTAGAAGGGGCTATTTTAATTTTCATCTTTGCAGTAAGCGGGGCTTTAGAAACATATGCAATGAATAAAAGCCATAAAGAAATTTCCGCTCTTATGGCATTACAGCCAGAGGAAGCCTGGCTCGTACGTGGTGGCTTTGAACCAATTAATGTTCCTGTCACATCATTAAAAGTGGGTGATCATATTTTAGTAAAGCCTGGTGAGCGCATTCCAGCAGACGGGGCTGTTTTTAAAGGGGTCTCCGCTGTCGATGAAGCAGCTATTACTGGCGAGTCTATGCCTGTTACAAAAAGCGAGGATAGCGCTGTTTTCGCTGGCACTGTGAATTTAAATGGTGTTTTAACGATTAAAGTATCTAAAACAAGCTCAGAAACTTTATTCCAAAAAATTATTACACTTGTCCAGTCTGCACAAAGTGAAAAATCCCCTTCTCAGCAATTTATCGAGCGCTTTGAAGGTGTCTATGTAAAAGGTGTATTAGCAGCTGTGGCACTCATGATGTTTCTTCCCCACTTTTTACTAGGCTGGGATTGGACGACAACATTTTACCGTGCAATGGTGCTCTTAGTTGTTGCCTCACCATGTGCATTAGTAGCTGCCATTATGCCTGCCACATTAGCAGCTATTTCAAATGGTGCAAGAAACGGTATTTTATTTAAAGGCGGCTTACATTTAGAGCATTTAAGCGCACTACACGCTTTAGCAGTTGATAAAACCGGGACATTAACACAGGGTACACCTGTTGTAACAGACTTCATCGTGCGTGATGAGGAAAAGCGTATGTATACATTAGCAATTTTAGCTGCAATTGAGGCACATTCCAATCACCCGCTTGCACATGCTATTACTGCATTTGCCAACGAGCAGCAAGTAGAAAAATTGGAAGCGGAAATTGAGGATGTTCCAGGCTTTGGTATTAAAGCATTGATTCAAGGTCAACAATTTCTTGTTGGAAAACCAGATTTTGTAGGCTATGAGGACTCCCAAAGCTTTGCTAACTGTGCGGCAGAGCAGCTTGCTTCACAAGGGAAAACGGTTATTTTCTTAAAGGATCATGAAGGCATTGTGGCACTCGCTGCTATGCAGGATGTCGTACGTGAGGAAGCCAAGCAAGCTATCGCATCGCTTCAACAGCTAGGCATCGATGTTATGATGCTAACAGGAGATAATGAAAAAACAGCGCAAGCTATCGCTGCACAATCTGGTGTCACCGCTTATGTAGCCGAATGCTTGCCAGAAACGAAGGTAAATTATATTAAAGACTATCTCACAAAGTATAAAACAGTTGGCATGGTTGGTGATGGTATTAATGATGCACCAGCACTTGCTACAGCAACAGTAGGTATTGCCATGGGAGGCGGTACAGATGTTGCACTTGAAACAGCTGATATTGTATTAATGAAAAATGATTTATCGAAAATTGCATACGCTGTTAAGCTATCACGTAAAATGCAGCGTATCGTCAAGCAAAATATCATTTTTTCATTAAGTGTCATCGTTTTGTTAATTGCCTCAAACTTTTTCCAAGTAATCGACCTACCATTAGGGGTTCTTGGACATGAAGGAAGCACTATTTTAGTTATTTTAAATGGGCTACGCATGTTGAAAAATGAATAA